One segment of Synechococcus sp. A15-24 DNA contains the following:
- the ftsH gene encoding ATP-dependent zinc metalloprotease FtsH translates to MPIRQDDNRPNRRFGIINLVLIGFGVLLLLSSFVPNNAMQQVPKVPYSLFLDQVNDGAVKRAYITQEQIRYELSDPEEGTPPVLATTPIFDMDLPQRLETKGVEFAAAPPKKPNIFTTILSWVVPPLIFILVLQFFARRSMGGGAQGALSFTKSKAKVYVPDEESRVTFADVAGVDEAKQELTEIVDFLKTPERYAEIGARIPKGVLLVGPPGTGKTLLSKAVAGEAGVPFFIISGSEFVELFVGAGAARVRDLFEEAKKKAPCIIFIDELDAIGKSRSGSMGVVGGNDEREQTLNQLLTEMDGFTAQDKPVIVLAATNQPEVLDAALLRPGRFDRQVLVDRPDLSGRKTILEIYAKKVKLADAVDLDSVAQATSGFAGADLANLVNEAALLAARAYRTKVEQQDLGEAIERVVAGLEKKSRVLQDDEKKVVAYHEVGHAIVGHLMPGGSKVAKISIVPRGMSALGYTLQLPTEERFLNSKEELQGQIATLLGGRSAEEIVFGKITTGAANDLQRATDLAEQMVGTYGMSDTLGPLAYDKQGGGRFLGGNNNPRRSVSDATAQAIDKEVRGLVDRAHDDALAILRQNMALLETIAQKILEKEVIEGDDLKQMLEASVLPETVSA, encoded by the coding sequence ATGCCGATCCGACAGGACGACAACCGACCGAACCGTCGCTTCGGAATCATCAACCTGGTGTTGATCGGCTTCGGAGTGCTGCTGCTATTGAGCAGCTTCGTGCCCAACAACGCGATGCAGCAGGTGCCCAAGGTGCCCTATTCGCTGTTCCTCGATCAGGTGAATGATGGCGCCGTGAAGCGCGCCTACATCACCCAGGAACAGATCCGCTACGAGCTCAGCGATCCGGAGGAGGGCACGCCGCCGGTGCTGGCGACCACGCCGATCTTCGACATGGATCTGCCCCAGCGGTTGGAAACCAAGGGTGTTGAGTTCGCCGCTGCCCCGCCGAAGAAGCCCAACATCTTCACCACCATCCTCAGCTGGGTGGTGCCGCCGCTGATCTTCATCCTGGTGCTGCAGTTCTTCGCCCGCCGTTCGATGGGGGGCGGCGCTCAAGGGGCGTTGAGCTTCACCAAGAGCAAGGCCAAGGTTTATGTGCCGGATGAGGAATCCCGCGTCACCTTCGCTGATGTGGCCGGCGTCGATGAGGCCAAACAGGAACTCACCGAAATCGTTGATTTCCTCAAGACCCCAGAGCGCTATGCCGAAATCGGTGCACGCATCCCCAAAGGTGTGTTGCTTGTGGGGCCTCCCGGCACCGGCAAGACCCTGCTGTCGAAGGCCGTTGCGGGCGAAGCCGGTGTGCCCTTTTTCATTATTTCCGGCTCGGAATTCGTGGAACTGTTCGTTGGTGCCGGTGCTGCCCGCGTGCGCGACCTGTTTGAAGAAGCCAAGAAGAAGGCCCCCTGCATCATCTTCATCGACGAGCTCGACGCCATCGGTAAGAGCCGTTCCGGCTCAATGGGCGTGGTCGGCGGCAACGACGAGCGGGAGCAAACCCTGAATCAGCTGCTCACCGAGATGGATGGCTTCACCGCCCAGGACAAACCGGTGATCGTGTTGGCGGCCACCAACCAGCCTGAAGTGCTGGATGCGGCCCTGCTGCGCCCGGGCCGCTTTGACCGACAGGTGTTGGTTGATCGCCCGGATCTGTCCGGCCGTAAGACCATCCTCGAGATTTACGCCAAGAAGGTGAAGCTCGCTGATGCTGTGGATCTGGACAGCGTGGCGCAGGCCACCAGCGGCTTTGCCGGCGCCGATCTGGCCAACCTGGTGAACGAAGCGGCCCTGCTCGCTGCCCGTGCTTACCGAACCAAGGTTGAGCAACAGGATTTGGGGGAAGCCATCGAGCGGGTGGTGGCGGGCCTTGAGAAGAAGAGCCGCGTGTTGCAGGACGACGAGAAGAAAGTGGTGGCCTACCACGAGGTGGGTCACGCGATCGTCGGTCACCTGATGCCTGGTGGAAGCAAGGTGGCCAAGATCTCGATCGTTCCCCGGGGCATGAGCGCCCTCGGCTACACCCTGCAGTTGCCCACCGAAGAACGTTTCCTCAATTCCAAGGAGGAACTCCAAGGGCAGATCGCCACGCTGCTGGGGGGCCGTTCGGCCGAGGAGATCGTGTTCGGCAAGATCACCACGGGTGCCGCCAATGATCTGCAGCGGGCTACTGACCTGGCCGAGCAGATGGTGGGAACCTATGGCATGAGCGACACCCTTGGCCCTCTGGCCTACGACAAACAGGGGGGCGGACGCTTCCTCGGCGGCAACAACAACCCCCGCCGCTCGGTGAGTGATGCCACCGCTCAGGCGATCGACAAGGAAGTGCGTGGCCTGGTGGACAGAGCCCACGACGACGCCCTGGCAATCCTGCGTCAGAACATGGCCTTGCTGGAGACCATTGCCCAGAAGATCCTCGAAAAAGAGGTGATAGAGGGGGATGACCTCAAACAGATGCTTGAGGCCAGCGTGCTGCCCGAGACCGTCAGTGCTTGA
- a CDS encoding SOS response-associated peptidase encodes MCSRYSLDTPLQALQALLQPWLRDADAGWLQHYAPRRLISPGEPVLALRREHSQSMASHMLWGLLPGWVKDPLAGPRPINARAETLEDKASFRGPWRHHRCLLPADGFLEQGEQIQRLDQQLFWLAGLWDRWIGPDGTEVETCCVITTSPNTLLESLHDRMAVIIPRGLEEFWLEPGDGAHRRALEPMLDPWPSDGWSRRGTSQLSLF; translated from the coding sequence ATGTGCAGCCGTTACAGCCTCGATACGCCATTGCAGGCGCTTCAGGCGCTGCTCCAGCCCTGGTTACGGGACGCCGATGCCGGCTGGTTGCAGCACTACGCACCACGACGGCTGATCAGCCCGGGGGAACCGGTGCTGGCCCTAAGGCGCGAACACAGCCAAAGCATGGCCAGCCATATGCTCTGGGGCCTTCTGCCGGGATGGGTCAAAGATCCACTGGCGGGACCGCGGCCAATCAATGCCCGCGCTGAGACCTTGGAGGACAAAGCCTCCTTCCGCGGCCCCTGGCGTCATCACCGTTGCCTGTTGCCGGCGGATGGGTTTCTGGAACAGGGTGAGCAGATTCAGCGACTGGACCAACAATTGTTCTGGCTGGCCGGGCTCTGGGATCGCTGGATCGGCCCTGACGGCACTGAGGTGGAGACCTGCTGTGTGATCACCACCAGCCCAAACACATTGCTGGAGAGCCTGCACGACCGCATGGCCGTGATCATTCCCCGGGGCCTCGAGGAGTTCTGGCTGGAGCCGGGGGATGGAGCCCATCGCCGGGCCCTCGAGCCGATGCTGGACCCATGGCCGAGTGATGGTTGGAGCCGGCGCGGCACATCTCAACTCAGCTTGTTCTGA
- a CDS encoding potassium channel family protein, producing MARRQKGSHLRLLLLFTLLVLVGFAFPRLIWASYVGYSLIALLLTQVMVRDSQAPDWSDRIYRGLGLFAVLTMWLWLLTPLELIYSGVPLALSWSVLVGWSVIRLVKRFADEPKVTESLLMGATAGYLHIGLTAGLVMSAMETIQPGSFEPLTVAQTGDNSVLAAAHAFSAINYYAPVCLTTVGFGDINPMLPLSRMVSVLTSIAGPLYLAAVMGVLIGRFASSLDRDARTAEEAPKRPYH from the coding sequence ATGGCGCGACGGCAGAAGGGATCGCATCTGCGTCTTCTGCTGCTGTTCACGCTGCTGGTGCTGGTGGGTTTTGCCTTCCCACGGCTGATCTGGGCTAGCTATGTGGGCTACAGCCTGATCGCGCTGCTGCTGACCCAGGTGATGGTGCGCGACAGCCAGGCCCCTGACTGGAGTGATCGGATTTACCGCGGCTTGGGGCTGTTTGCGGTGTTGACCATGTGGCTATGGCTGCTCACGCCGCTTGAACTCATATACAGCGGCGTTCCGCTGGCGCTCAGCTGGAGTGTGTTGGTGGGCTGGAGTGTGATTCGGCTGGTCAAACGCTTTGCCGATGAGCCCAAGGTGACCGAATCACTGCTGATGGGGGCGACCGCGGGCTACCTGCACATCGGACTCACCGCTGGACTGGTGATGAGTGCCATGGAAACCATCCAACCCGGCAGCTTCGAACCGCTGACCGTTGCGCAAACCGGGGACAACAGCGTGCTGGCGGCAGCCCATGCCTTTTCCGCTATCAATTATTACGCCCCTGTGTGTCTCACCACCGTGGGCTTCGGCGACATCAATCCAATGCTGCCTCTGTCGCGGATGGTGAGTGTGCTCACCAGCATCGCCGGCCCGCTTTATCTGGCGGCGGTGATGGGGGTGTTGATCGGCCGTTTCGCCAGCAGTCTCGACCGCGATGCGAGAACAGCAGAGGAGGCTCCAAAACGCCCGTATCACTAG
- the ribD gene encoding bifunctional diaminohydroxyphosphoribosylaminopyrimidine deaminase/5-amino-6-(5-phosphoribosylamino)uracil reductase RibD, with translation MWDLWMRRALALAALAEGRTSPNPLVGALVLNREGRLVGEGFHARSGEPHAEVGALAQAGTAAAGGTLIVTLEPCCHHGRTPPCTRAVLQAGVVRVVVALEDPDPRVAGGGIAQLRQAGVEVITGVLRQEAAEQNRAFLHRVRTGRPWGVLKWAMGLDGRTALPNGASQWISGADSRRWVHQLRAGCDAVLVGGGTVRADDPLLTSRGHRDPEPLRVVLSSGLDLPAEAQLWDTASAATLVAHGPEAAGKQAPNGPERLELEQCEPLPLMQHLAARGCNQVLWECGPELAAAAIRQGCVQEVAAVLAPKLMGGTRARTPLGELGFTAMDQVLSGAWQPPRPIGDDWLLSLRLGG, from the coding sequence ATGTGGGATCTCTGGATGCGCCGGGCCCTGGCGTTGGCTGCGCTGGCTGAAGGTCGCACCAGCCCCAATCCCCTTGTGGGAGCTCTTGTTCTCAACCGTGAGGGCCGATTGGTGGGGGAGGGGTTCCATGCCCGCTCGGGTGAGCCCCATGCCGAGGTTGGGGCTCTGGCCCAGGCCGGAACCGCCGCCGCCGGTGGCACGTTGATCGTGACCCTGGAACCTTGCTGCCACCACGGCCGCACACCTCCCTGCACCCGCGCTGTTCTGCAGGCCGGGGTGGTCAGGGTCGTGGTGGCGTTGGAGGATCCGGATCCGAGGGTGGCTGGTGGCGGGATTGCTCAGCTGCGGCAGGCCGGTGTTGAGGTGATCACCGGTGTGCTTCGGCAGGAGGCCGCAGAGCAGAACCGGGCCTTTCTGCATCGCGTCCGCACGGGTCGCCCTTGGGGGGTGCTCAAGTGGGCGATGGGGCTCGATGGCAGAACCGCGTTGCCCAATGGCGCCAGTCAGTGGATCAGTGGTGCCGACTCCCGTCGCTGGGTGCATCAGTTGCGGGCGGGATGCGATGCGGTGCTCGTCGGCGGTGGAACTGTTCGCGCCGATGACCCCCTGCTCACCAGCCGCGGCCATCGCGATCCGGAACCGCTTCGGGTTGTGCTTAGCAGTGGTCTGGACCTTCCCGCCGAGGCACAGCTATGGGACACAGCATCCGCCGCGACCCTGGTGGCCCATGGCCCGGAGGCTGCCGGCAAGCAGGCTCCGAACGGTCCGGAACGGCTGGAGCTGGAACAGTGCGAGCCCCTGCCGCTGATGCAACACCTGGCAGCCCGGGGCTGCAATCAGGTGCTGTGGGAGTGCGGACCAGAGCTGGCGGCTGCGGCCATCCGTCAGGGCTGTGTGCAGGAGGTGGCTGCCGTGCTGGCCCCGAAACTGATGGGTGGAACAAGAGCACGAACGCCTCTGGGGGAACTGGGTTTCACCGCCATGGATCAGGTGCTCAGTGGCGCGTGGCAGCCTCCCCGGCCCATCGGTGATGACTGGTTGCTCTCCTTGCGGCTCGGGGGCTGA
- a CDS encoding DUF3122 domain-containing protein yields the protein MRRLLCCLIAVLVLFTAAPQGWAQVHEHESDNGTRMVRSLESLRDLDYDSWQAVAYREGKPGEPVVLRIVGYPGKLRLDHPVSLQVEAGRRTWALDDITLANPALATDGREAAAEFALDPLLDDLSNNRPLRLMLPGVFTELPVPPYVVGEWRSLQDLPLS from the coding sequence ATGCGCCGGCTGCTCTGCTGTTTGATCGCCGTTCTGGTGCTGTTCACGGCGGCACCCCAGGGATGGGCCCAGGTGCATGAGCACGAATCCGATAACGGCACGCGGATGGTGCGCAGCCTCGAGAGCCTTCGCGATCTGGACTACGACAGCTGGCAGGCGGTGGCCTACCGCGAGGGGAAGCCCGGTGAACCCGTGGTGCTCCGCATCGTTGGTTATCCCGGCAAACTCCGCCTCGACCATCCGGTAAGTCTTCAGGTGGAGGCCGGGCGCAGGACCTGGGCCCTGGACGACATCACCCTCGCTAACCCTGCCCTGGCCACCGATGGCCGTGAGGCGGCCGCGGAATTCGCCCTCGACCCCCTTCTGGATGACCTCAGCAACAACCGACCCCTGCGTCTGATGTTGCCAGGGGTTTTCACGGAGCTACCGGTGCCTCCCTACGTGGTGGGTGAGTGGCGGTCATTGCAGGACCTGCCCCTGAGCTGA
- a CDS encoding DUF3303 domain-containing protein, translated as MQHYLIVWKFPTVEGSWESCPGFAGYINAGAPGDNFDGFELKYRVCEPVSGSGVAIAEASDIGKVWAHLGPWIKGYGIEFDVKAVVSDSQFAAMWPGVEAAAAVE; from the coding sequence TTGCAGCACTACCTCATCGTTTGGAAGTTCCCTACCGTTGAAGGATCCTGGGAGTCATGCCCAGGTTTTGCCGGTTACATCAATGCAGGAGCACCTGGCGACAACTTCGATGGATTTGAATTAAAGTACCGAGTTTGCGAACCAGTCAGCGGCAGCGGTGTGGCAATCGCTGAAGCAAGCGATATCGGTAAAGTGTGGGCTCATCTTGGCCCTTGGATTAAGGGCTACGGAATAGAGTTTGACGTAAAAGCTGTCGTTTCTGATTCTCAGTTTGCTGCCATGTGGCCTGGCGTAGAAGCCGCTGCGGCTGTGGAATAA
- a CDS encoding DUF1330 domain-containing protein: MAKGYWNISGAVTNPEGMGPYLQAVEPYLAKFNARFLCRDLKTDVREGDAGHLTVIIEFDSLASAKAAYDAPEYQEMRKFRQPHSKVSLSIIEEGDHAGH, translated from the coding sequence ATGGCTAAGGGTTACTGGAATATCTCAGGCGCTGTAACTAACCCAGAAGGGATGGGTCCTTACCTCCAAGCTGTTGAGCCTTACCTGGCGAAGTTCAACGCTCGCTTTCTTTGCAGAGATCTCAAAACCGATGTTCGTGAAGGTGACGCAGGTCACTTGACCGTGATCATCGAGTTTGACTCTCTAGCTTCAGCCAAGGCCGCTTACGACGCCCCTGAATACCAAGAGATGCGGAAGTTCCGTCAGCCTCACTCCAAAGTCTCACTGTCAATCATTGAAGAAGGCGATCACGCTGGTCACTGA